The Xiphias gladius isolate SHS-SW01 ecotype Sanya breed wild chromosome 4, ASM1685928v1, whole genome shotgun sequence genome includes a window with the following:
- the col10a1b gene encoding collagen alpha-1(X) chain: MDLRVTSLLLALLALAEATPERYYHVPKVSKNPYPIKSQAIAGEQGPPGPPGEPGPMGPTGPPGKSGIGYTGPQGPAGPPGPPGYSQAGKPGIPGGPGKPGTPGIPGERGAHGLTGAMGPRGAPGTPGIPGPAGLSSVGKPGPSGIPGAMGPRGEPGLKGHPGIPGLPGPKGERGIGVPGVQGPPGAVGPMGPSGMPGKPGVGKPGAPGYPGEPGKSGTPGRDGAPGPMGMTGPKGYTGAPGTGAPGKPGQNGTPGSPGPMGLKGPQGPAGQPGSPGMPGVGKTGEPGIPGSRGAPGTPGTTGQKGEPGPTGFTGLPGAPGPMGSAGPQGGRGFQGEAGPAGPKGDTGMMGAPGPRGTKGDQGAQGFTGKPGVPGAVGAPGNPGHNGPQGPKGVQGHTGAPGLPGANGAPGPKGYTGPPGAPGKSGENGRPGPMGPVGSPGQTGHAGVKGHPGLPGPPGPAGLTAKGSAGPPGPPGIPGARGQDGFPGPAGPPGPPGPPGEVIYHHEKSMPIKSHEVVMSHEMMKAPMSAFSAVLTRAYPAAATPVQFNQVLYNGEHHYDVHTGVFTCQIPGIYYFSYHIHVNGANALVALYKNDEPVVFTYDEYNKGFLDQMSGSAVLMLHADDRVYVQVPDEESNGIFAADNVHCAFSGFLIAST, encoded by the exons ATGGACCTGAGGGTAACAAGCCTTCTCCTTGCCCTCCTCGCTTTGGCTGAGGCAACCCCTGAGAGGTACTACCATGTACCAAAAGTAAGCAAGAATCCCTACCCCATCAAGAGTCAGG CCATTGCAGGAGAGCAAGGTCCACCAGGACCTCCAGGTGAACCAGGACCAATGGGCCCAACTGGACCTCCTGGAAAGAGTGGTATAGGATATACTGGACCACAAGGCCCAGCAGGACCTCCCGGACCCCCTGGCTACTCTCAAGCAGGTAAACCTGGTATCCCAGGTGGCCCTGGAAAACCAGGTACCCCCGGTATCCCTGGTGAGAGAGGTGCACATGGCCTAACTGGAGCAATGGGTCCCAGAGGTGCACCTGGTACACCTGGAATACCTGGACCTGCTGGACTTTCTTCTGTTGGAAAACCTGGACCAAGTGGCATTCCTGGAGCAATGGGACCAAGAGGAGAGCCTGGCCTGAAGGGACATCCTGGTATTCCTGGTCTTCCTGGCCCCAAAGGAGAGAGAGGTATTGGAGTTCCTGGGGTTCAAGGACCACCAGGCGCAGTTGGACCAATGGGTCCATCTGGTATGCCTGGCAAACCTGGAGTTGGTAAACCTGGTGCCCCTGGCTATCCTGGGGAACCAGGCAAGTCTGGCACGCCAGGAAGAGATGGTGCTCCTGGGCCAATGGGTATGACAGGGCCAAAGGGTTACACTGGGGCTCCAGGCACAGGAGCACCTGGAAAACCAGGCCAGAATGGTACCCCAGGTTCGCCTGGACCTATGGGGCTCAAAGGTCCACAAGGTCCTGCTGGTCAGCCAGGCTCCCCTGGCATGCCAGGTGTTGGCAAAACGGGTGAACCTGGAATACCAGGCAGCAGAGGAGCCCCTGGTACTCCAGGAACCACTGGTCAGAAAGGAGAGCCAGGCCCAACTGGGTTTACTGGTCTACCAGGTGCTCCTGGTCCTATGGGCTCTGCAGGTCCACAGGGTGGAAGAGGATTCCAGGGTGAGGCAGGCCCAGCAGGACCCAAAGGCGATACTGGTATGATGGGTGCACCAGGCCCAAGGGGAACCAAAGGTGACCAGGGAGCTCAGGGTTTCACCGGAAAACCAGGTGTCCCTGGGGCAGTAGGTGCTCCAGGTAATCCAGGTCATAATGGTCCTCAGGGTCCAAAGGGTGTACAAGGCCATACTGGTGCCCCAGGACTCCCAGGTGCAAATGGCGCTCCAGGACCAAAAGGATACACAGGTCCCCCAGGAGCACCTGGAAAAAGTGGTGAGAACGGAAGGCCAGGACCCATGGGACCAGTTGGGTCCCCTGGTCAAACAGGTCACGCAGGAGTTAAGGGCCATCCAGGTCTTCCAGGCCCACCTGGCCCAGCTGGCTTAACAGCCAAGGGCAGTGCTGGTCCTCCTGGTCCACCTGGAATTCCAGGTGCGAGAGGTCAAGATGGTTTCCCAGGCCCTGCCGGCCCTCCTGGTCCACCTGGCCCACCAGGAGAGGTGATCTATCACCATGAGAAGAGCATGCCAATCAAGTCCCACGAGGTTGTGATGTCTCATGAGATGATGAAGGCCCCCATGTCTGCCTTCAGTGCTGTGCTGACCAGGGCCTACCCCGCAGCTGCAACACCTGTTCAGTTCAACCAGGTTCTGTACAATGGGGAGCACCATTATGACGTCCATACTGGCGTGTTTACCTGCCAGATCCCAGGAATCTACTATTTCAGCTATCATATTCATGTGAATGGTGCCAATGCATTGGTGGCCCTCTACAAAAACGATGAGCCAGTTGTTTTCACCTATGATGAGTACAACAAGGGCTTCCTGGATCAGATGTCAGGCAGTGCTGTTCTAATGCTGCATGCTGATGACAGAGTCTATGTCCAGGTCCCTGATGAGGAGAGTAATGGTATATTTGCAGCAGATAATGTTCACTGCGCTTTCTCTGGGTTCCTGATTGCCTCAACGTGA